TGTAGTATAGGCATTAGGGTGATGTGGTATGGACTAGCAGACCTAGACTCCAGCCGTGGCTCTAACATTTACTTAGCTTTGTGACATTCTATAAGTTAACCTTCCTGAactccagttttctcatttgtaagatggGAGTCATAGAACCTTCCTCACAGAACTTTAAATAAGCCGATGTTTATGAAGCCCAACATGATGGTGTAAGCTCCTGACCATCTACTGCCTTAATGACCAACAGAGTATGAGGGAATAGGTCATAGTTTCTGTAACATGTGCTCCAAGCATCTGGTTAAATATATTCCTACCCTCCTAGCCCTATGCCTCACACTGTCCATGTTTAACATGTTTGAGGTCCCTTCTATCCCACCAGTTACATGCCTTAATGGTTCTCTGTTAATTTCCCCactgttgggatgcctggatggcttagcgctttagcacctgcctttggcccagggtgtgatcttggagtcccaggatcgagtcccgcatcaggcttcctgcatggagcctgtttctccctctgcctgtctctgcctgcccctctctctctctcatgaataaataaaatcttaaaaaaaaaaaaaatcaccagtgcTGCTTCAGTCTGGCTTCTGACCTCTACCTGCAGGGCCTTCCTCATAATCCCAGTGTAATTTGAATACACAAAAGTGCTAGGTGCCTTcatttggggaggggggcagtttAAATCCCTGAAATGCCTCTTCTCTTAAAGAGTGAGGAGAAAAGGGTCCTCTACAAAGGAAAAGTTGCTGTCAACTGCTTCAGCACCACAGGCCAGGAAGGACAGCCCATCCCCACCTCTGTCATTCCGGTTGTTTTGGAAGTTTACAAACACGGAGTCCACGTTGGTCTTCTCCTCCACATACTCCAGTGTTGCAGTCAAACTAGGGGCCAGAGGGAAGAATCACAGTGTTTAGTGAACTAAAAATCCAGACCCTTACTTGGAGTAGAAGAAATCTTATTGCTCAATGTTTTTTGACCTAAGCCAGGAAGTGAAAGTTGATGAacttgcattgattttttttttttctctgaaagccAAGGATTGCACACAATAGAACTGACACCCATGCCCCGCAAGGGGCCTGAGGAGAAGAAACTGCTCTATAAAGACAAACAGAAGGCGCACATCCTATTATTCAACTATTTATGGATCCTCACTTCTGTGTTTCTGAATCTGAGTCCAGCAGCCTCCTGTGGGCTGTTATTCCTGGAAGTCCAGATTCTCGCTTGGCTCACAGGCTTGTCTGCACACCACTTCAGTGGTATGAAAGTATCAACCCTCATAGGTTAACCTACCCACTACCTGATTATGACATAAAAGAAGgaaacctgggcagcccgggtggctcagcggtttcagcccagggtgtgatcctggagacctgggatctagtcccacttcgggttccctacacgcagcctgcttctccctctgcctgtgtctctgcctctttctgtctctcatgaataaataaaatcttaaaaaaagaaaacctcctgcctcttcctctctcaccctccttccctgCTTTCCCTTCTGGGCTTAGTCACCTTTCCCGGTTGCCTTGATCCAAGGCCCGATATGGAATATCCAGGAAGAGTCGATGGTCACAGAGAAGACCGTGCCAATGGGTAGAGGTCTGGGGGGTGAGGCGGAAATGGAAGTCTAACTGCACTGGGTCCTGGTGGAGCAGAGGGTCAGTAGCCAGCACCGTCAGCTTCCcaacctggaaaagaaaaaagtaatagttTCCTATGCTCATCTCAAATTGCAGGCCAATTTGTGTCTGAGAAAGCAAATTGGCTGACAGGGAGCCTGGGAGAATTGGAGCCAAAGTCTTACTCTATCCCGTAATCCTAGGACCTAATTCTCTATGGTAGAGCTTTTCTTGATATCAAACAATCTAGAAAGGAGTCAGTGCAGTTGCAGTACCGCTGCCTGCTCACCTCACCTGAGGGATGCACCAACCCTTCAGAAACTTAAATCCGTTTATTCCTTAAGCAACATTGTGTCATTTGTTTACTGTCTCACTGATAATGCTCTTCCACTTCTTTCCGTTATAGGGGTTTTCTCTGAATTCTATTTCTCATTTAAAGTGCAGAGGTCACCCACAGGCATGTTACTGCAGTGTGATACAGGGGCAAGTTGAGTTCTGGGTTCTAGTTCCTGCTTAGCATCTAAGCAACTTTATGTCCCAGAAGTCTGCTCTGCTCTTTGTTCCCACTTCCTCTTTTCCTATTCTGTTTTTCGccaccagctctgtgaccttgattTAATATTTCTGGGTCAGAGTCCTTGTTTCTAAAGCAAGTAGCTATTATACATGAGTTCCAAGATCTACAATTTTCCAACTAGCTAATACCCCTTCTTCACAAGGTACTATTAACATTACGCCAGGGGTTCCCCAGCACGGCACCAGTACACAGTCCACTTACCGAGTATAATTCTTTAAACTGGTTGTGATCACCCTGCTCAGTGCTTCTGACCACCTGAAGGCCTGCTAGGGACTCAGGAGCACTGAAGGCAGGAACGGGGCCGGAGTGTCAAGTCCTCCCGTTCCTTATAAGTGATGCTGGTTGGAAAAAGAGCCCCAAGTTAGTTCCCTCTGCATCTGAGAAGAGAGGATCATAACTTCCAGGTACATAGGACTAGGATCTGGCACTGTCTTCTGTATCTTCTGTGAACCAGCCTGTTTCCATTCTCCCAGGCCAGCCAGatggaataattttaaagttcCATGCCAGCCTTCTATCCTATTTTGCTATTATCTCTTGCCACTTGGAAATTTCCtgcaaattcttttatttttcctgacagTTTACATAAACAACTATAAGTAGAGATGAAAGTAAGTACCTTTTATAACAAGGCAGCATCTTCTCCCGGAGGGTGATCCGGTATTTGTAGCAGTAAAGGTAATAGGCGTATGGTGACCAGATCGGGTAGAGGTAGTTCCGTGTTTTTCCCCTCTTGATGTAAgaaagggagaaggcagaggggcgTGACCTGTAACAAGGCAGTTTCTCAGTTCAGTGCCTCCCTGCGGCAAAGTGAGGTTCAGAAACGGGTGACAGAGGTTCAGGCAACCTGGTGTCATTGTGACCCAGTGGGCACTATGACATGGGCAAGGAGTCAGCCCTTAGGTCGCTTCAGGGCTCCACTCTGCTGCTCCCCTACCCCACCCAGCCCCCTTAACTAAGGCTCCTGTTCATCTAGTATGTATTTCATGGCTGTACTGCCATTAAAATACTTTACTTTCTGTACTGATTGTAAACAGCCCTGCCTGAGCACTTGTCAAGGGCACCCAACCTGGCCCCTTATTCtggcacatgcatgcatgtgtgtgcgcacTATCGAGCAATACACACATACACCGTCCCACTTCAGCAACTAAATGGTTCGTGTCTGACACTGTAGATTTCCAAGGCCCTGATCCAATGTCTGATCTGATATGTTGGTTCCCAGTTCCTatcaatttgatatttttattaccatCCCTACCTTTAATAATCCAGGGGTGCTACACATCGTTGAATTATTTCATTGCCTTGTAAAGTAAGAATTGCAAACTAAAAGCCTCCAGGAGCCAGGACAGCTAATGAAAATTAGTAGAGCTCCTGGGTGGGGCTGTAGCAAAAGGGAAAGTTCATACCCTAAAAGAAGCTGACAACTCAGCTCCAACCAGTTGAAGAAATACACTCCGTGGTCCCAGTTTGTATAATTTTCAACATAAAATGGAAAGTTAAATTCCTCAAATTTTTTCACTAGTGGCTATTAACTCAAAtcgatgaaaaaaaaaaaaagccaacatttGTGAGCAAAATTTGATTCTGTGGTCACCAGTTTGAGGCCTCTgcatattcattcatccattcaacataTATTGAGGGCCCACTGAAAGCCAGACAGTATTCTAGGTGATCGGGATACaccagtaaacaaaacaaagatccctGCTTAATGGAACTTAGCTTTTAACagaagacaggggcacctgggtggcttagtcagttaaacacccaactcttgattttggctcaggtcatgtagcatggggctccctgctcagtgggaagtctgtctgtctccctctccctctccctgcttacatgctctctttatttattttttttacatgctctctttaataagtaaatctttaacaGTGAGAAGACAaacataaacaataaacaaaatttagTATGTTAGGTGATAACTGCTGTGGAGAAAAGAGCAGGATAAAGGAAGATCAGGAGTGTGAAGGGGTGGGGCAGGCTAGAGAAATAAATTGGGTGATCCAAAGAGAGAGACCTCATTGAAAAGGTGATGTTTAGTCAAAGGCTTGAGGGAGGTGAGGGAGTTTAGCCAAGCCAacatggggtggaggggggagcaTTCCATTCCTAAACTACAGCCAGTGCAAAAGTCCTGAGAAGAAAATGCCTGAGGTTTTCAAGAAATAGGCCATAGTGTAAGCTTTGAGAAAAGCAGATGAAGTCAGCTAATGGGCCAGATTAGGGAGGCCTTGTAAACGACTACGCAGCCCTTTTCTTTTACTGTAGGAGGGAAGTCACTGCAAAGTTTTGGGTAGAGGGATGACATGACCTGATGTAtgctggattttttgttttgttttgttttgttttaaagatcctGATTGTTGTGTTGTAAATAAACTGTGGAACACTAAGGCAGATTTGCCAAGAGTCTCCTGCAGTTATCCAGGAGAAAGACAGTGTCTCATTCCAGGCTAAAGCATTGGAAGTGGTGGGAAGTGGTTGGATTCTGGAAATAGTTTAAAGATAGAACCCCCCGAATTTCCTGGAGTCTGAGAACTGAAAGAATAGTTTCCATCATTGAGCTGGGAAGGCTGCAGGGGAGGCAGTTTGAGGCGGGGTATAGAGATGGGTTTAGTGTGAAGCATGTTAACTTTAAATTGTCCATCAGAGGgacgccccggtggctcagcggttgaacgtctgccttcggctcagggcgtgatcgagtcccacgtgggtctccctgcacggagcctgcttctccctctgcctgtctctgtctgtgtctgtgtgtgtgtcatgaataaataagtacaatcttaaaaaaaaaaaaaaaaaatctaaaggaaaagTGAGAGAGGAGCTCCCGGAGAGGAGCGCGCGGCCTCAGCTTCCCGGGCTCCCCGCCCCGCCGTGAGGCTCAGGCCCCGTAGCTCGggtccgccccgccccgccccgcgccccgccccgcgccccgccccgccccgcgccccgccccgcctcccccccccgccgcccgggcAGCGCCGTGGCCTGTCGTGCGCCTGCGCCGGGAACATGGCGGCCGCCGCggggctgtggctgctgctgcgCCGAGCGCCGCGTGGGCTGCTGCTCCCGAGACTCGCGGGGGCCGCCCCCGGCCCAGAGCGCGACTTCAGCCTCTCTCACAGCCGGGTGAGGGCCAGCTCTGAGCGGGGGCGGGTCCTCCCCTGGCCCGAATTTGTTCCGGGGGAGCGCGGGCTGGGGGTGGCGGGCGGCCCCCGGGAGCCCTGTGCTGGCGGGCCGAGGCCGGCAGCGGCGCCCCGGGGGACTCGCTCACGCCCGCTCGCCCGCTCCCCGCCGCCAGGGCACGGTCATCGTGGAGCGCTGGTGGCAGGTGCCGCTGGCCGGAGAGGGCCGGAAGCCGCGCCTGCACCGGCGACACCGGGTCTACAGGCTGGTGGAGGACACGAAGCACGGGCCCAGGGGCGGCCTGGAGCTCATCCTCACGCGGTCGGTGGAAGGTAAGGCCCGCCACACGCTCCTGCCGAGGCTGGCTGCTCAGCTGCTTTCGCCCTTTCTCTGTATTCGAGAAGCAGCAGCCGTCAGAGGCGCGCCATTGCCTTCCCGCGTCGAACAAGGACCGCGAATGCAGCGACGTCAGGAACGgtgtgcagggagagggaggccGAAGGGCGCGTGCCACAGCCACGGAAGCCCTGGAGGGAACGGCTCTTCTTTGCAAAGGGAATTAGAAGTCTCTTAAGTGTTGTTCTTAGTGactattaacattttttgtaGGAGGAATAAGCTCCGCGAGAGACTAAGAGACGTGCCTTTCTTTGATCATCTCCTTAGGCCCTCCTAAGTGCAATGTCTCATGTTCTCCTTGTCAGGACTTGGAGTCCGGGGTGACCTGGTCTCGGTGAAGAAATCTTTGGGCCGGAATCGACTACTACCTCAAGGTCTGGCTGTATATGCATCCCCTGAAAACAAGAAACTGTTTGAGGAGGAGAAATTGGTGAGCACAAAGGAAAGCAGAGGGACTTGGAggaatagaatcttaaaatttcttctagCAACTTCCTTTCCTTTGCTGTCTAACTTAAAAATGAAGTGGGGATTACAAGAACAGGAATCCAGAAACCTGGCCTATGTCCAGCATAGTAAGAGTTCGATATTTATCAtggactcatttttctttttctttttttttatctttaattcccTTTTCCAGCTAAGACAAGaaggaaaattagagaaaatacagACCAGGACAGGTGAGATGGTGAGTAAAAACATAGAAAGTTGTTACTTATTTGTCACCTAAGGAATTACCAATTTCTTCCTGAGGCTCCTTGATTTCCTTGAAATCTCCTAATTGCagacacaaatgttggagaaaggggaaatgtCTGGCTGCCATAACTGGTATTGAGACCTCCTGGGAGGTCCTTACTCATTGGATGAAGTGCCCTAGCTTATTGAGGAAGGCGCCAGCCCAGTACCAGGGGATCCATGGAAGAGTATGAGATGAGGGCTCTGCCTCCGTGGGTATTTTCAGACAAGTGGCAGAGAACAGAGACATGTGAGAAAGTGATCAGTAACCTCAAGGCAGTATAAGAATGATGTGGACCAAAAAGGATTAGGGTGATTGGAGAGGGCTTCTTTTCAGATGGGATCGAATTGAGGGTTTAGTAGGCTTTCTATCTAGGAGGATAGAAAAGATATAAaggtatttgtttcttttaagattttatttatttattcatgagagacacagagagagagagagaggcagagacaggcagagggagaatcaggctccatgcagggagcccaatgtgggactcccaGGACCTCGGAATCATGCCTTaggccaagggcagacactcatccactgagccatccaggagtccccagGCATGTTTTTAACAAACATCTTCTAGCAAAAGCAGAAGACTTACACAGGgtaatattataaaacatatggCTTACTTCATTCTGTAAACAGGGAGAAATTGTTAATGGGGTAGTGGTAGGATTGAAGGGCCAGAAGTACTGAGTTAATATGGtctgtgaggggatccctgggtggctcagtggtttggcacctgccttcggcccagggcgttatcctggagtcccgggatcaagtcccacatcaggctccctgcatagagcctgcttctccctctgcctgtgtctctgcctttctctctgtgtgtgtctgtcatgaataaatcaataaaatcttttaaaatatatatatatatatatatattatatatatgatctgTGAAAGTCATTCtagcctgggacacctgggtggttcagtctagTTAAacatcgactcttgattttggctcaggtcatgatctcagggttgtgagactgagccccacgttgggctctgtattgagtgtggagcctgcttaagattctctctccttctgccccctccccactcatacgctctcttaaaaaaaaaaaaaagaagaagaagaagaagaagaaagtcagTCTGTCTTGAGATATACCACTGATCCCCATTGACAAGTCtaactttagggtttttttttttttttctaaaatttaatttatttcttcatgaaagatacagagagacaggcagagacataagcaaagggagaagcaggctcccagtggggagccttatatgggactcaatcctgggaccccaggatcatgacctgagccaaaggcagatgctcaaactgcggagccacccaggtgccccgataagTCTAACTTTGACATGGTCTATCTCTCCTTGCTTAGGAACAACCAGGTATAACAGGGGGAACAACCTTCCCCTCTGCAGTATCACTAAAACATCTTTCTACAAAATCACCCCTGAGACAATAAGAATGTTCTGTCTTTCCCCTTCATCTTCTCGCCTATATGCTTGTGAGGCAGAAATTGTGCCGTTTCCTGAACTCAGACCTCGTGCCTCTT
This is a stretch of genomic DNA from Canis lupus baileyi chromosome 12, mCanLup2.hap1, whole genome shotgun sequence. It encodes these proteins:
- the OAZ3 gene encoding LOW QUALITY PROTEIN: ornithine decarboxylase antizyme 3 (The sequence of the model RefSeq protein was modified relative to this genomic sequence to represent the inferred CDS: deleted 1 base in 1 codon); the encoded protein is TEKLPCYRSRPSAFSLSYIKRGKTRNYLYPIWSPYAYYLYCYKYRITLREKMLPCYKSITYKEREDLTLRPRSCLQCSESLAGLQVVRSTEQGDHNQFKELYSVGKLTVLATDPLLHQDPVQLDFHFRLTPQTSTHWHGLLCDHRLFLDIPYRALDQGNRESLTATLEYVEEKTNVDSVFVNFQNNRNDRGALLRAFSYMGFELVRPDHPALPPWDNVIFMVYPLERDLGHLPSEPP
- the MRPL9 gene encoding large ribosomal subunit protein bL9m, which codes for MAAAAGLWLLLRRAPRGLLLPRLAGAAPGPERDFSLSHSRGTVIVERWWQVPLAGEGRKPRLHRRHRVYRLVEDTKHGPRGGLELILTRSVEGLGVRGDLVSVKKSLGRNRLLPQGLAVYASPENKKLFEEEKLLRQEGKLEKIQTRTGEMTVKFLRSCHLEVGMKNNIKWELNPEIVARHFFKNLGVVVAPHALKLPEEPITRWGEYWCEVTVNGLDTVRVPMSVVKFERPKTKRYKYWLAQQAAKGMAPTNSQTI